The Deltaproteobacteria bacterium genome window below encodes:
- a CDS encoding nitrous oxide-stimulated promoter family protein codes for MFRETRTVRLMVELYCRHHHGGKGICGDCGALADYAAKRIEKCPFGRNKPVCSQCSVHCFRPDMRERIREVMRYAGPRITLRHPVLALDHLRRRLRGR; via the coding sequence ATGTTCCGGGAAACACGAACGGTTCGTCTTATGGTCGAGCTTTATTGCAGGCATCACCACGGCGGCAAGGGGATCTGCGGAGATTGCGGCGCCCTGGCTGATTATGCGGCGAAGCGGATCGAAAAATGTCCCTTCGGCCGGAACAAGCCTGTCTGCTCCCAATGCTCCGTCCACTGCTTCAGGCCGGATATGAGGGAGCGGATCCGGGAGGTCATGCGTTACGCCGGGCCCCGCATCACCCTGCGCCATCCCGTGCTTGCCCTCGATCATCTGCGAAGGAGGCTGAGGGGACGATGA